The following proteins are encoded in a genomic region of Streptomyces sp. NBC_01723:
- a CDS encoding extracellular solute-binding protein: protein MRRRPLALVCVSASLLSGCGLISQDGGSERRTVTVWLMKDSASQDFLRRFTEDFEKDNPELDLDIRIQEWTGIGDKVQTALKGDGTDGPDVIEVGNTQVPQYAEGGRLQDLTLESMRDWGIRDWLPGLAEPGQYMSQQFGIPWYAANRVVIYRKDLFEQAGVAEPPRSREEWITATEKLDADGRQGIYLAGQDWYTLSGFIWDEGGELATQAGNGGTWTGDLDSAAALRGMDFYRELQALGDGPVDADEEHPPQGDVFAKGQVAQIVAVPGLAQSIVRANPELKGKLGFFPVPGKTADEPGAVFTGGSDLVVPKNADEHEGALAVVDALAGAKWNTDLARTMNYVPNKASLAKAVAGEEGAEAMAAGAAQGRATPGTPRWGAVEADNPIKGYMTKVLSGSDAKSEARRASDRITELLDVNAR from the coding sequence GTGAGACGACGCCCCCTCGCCCTTGTCTGTGTGTCCGCCTCCCTGCTCAGCGGCTGCGGGCTGATCTCGCAGGACGGCGGGAGCGAGCGGCGCACCGTCACCGTGTGGCTGATGAAGGACAGCGCCTCGCAGGACTTCCTGCGGCGGTTCACCGAGGACTTCGAGAAGGACAACCCCGAACTCGACCTCGACATCCGCATCCAGGAGTGGACCGGCATCGGCGACAAGGTGCAGACCGCGCTGAAGGGCGACGGCACGGACGGGCCGGACGTCATCGAGGTCGGCAACACCCAGGTGCCGCAGTACGCGGAGGGCGGCCGGCTCCAGGACCTGACCCTCGAGTCGATGCGCGACTGGGGCATCCGCGACTGGCTGCCGGGCCTCGCCGAACCCGGGCAGTACATGTCCCAGCAGTTCGGCATCCCCTGGTACGCCGCCAACCGCGTCGTCATCTACCGCAAGGACCTCTTCGAGCAGGCCGGCGTCGCCGAGCCGCCCCGCAGCCGCGAGGAGTGGATCACCGCCACCGAGAAGCTCGACGCCGACGGCCGCCAGGGCATCTACCTCGCCGGACAGGACTGGTACACGCTCTCCGGCTTCATCTGGGACGAGGGCGGCGAGCTGGCCACCCAGGCCGGAAACGGCGGCACGTGGACGGGCGACCTGGACTCCGCGGCCGCCCTGCGCGGCATGGACTTCTACCGGGAACTGCAGGCCCTCGGCGACGGGCCGGTCGACGCCGACGAGGAACACCCCCCGCAGGGCGACGTGTTCGCCAAGGGGCAGGTCGCGCAGATCGTCGCGGTTCCGGGCCTCGCCCAGTCCATCGTCCGCGCGAACCCCGAACTCAAGGGCAAGCTGGGCTTCTTCCCGGTGCCCGGCAAGACGGCCGACGAGCCCGGCGCCGTCTTCACCGGCGGCTCCGACCTCGTCGTCCCGAAGAACGCCGACGAACACGAGGGCGCCCTCGCCGTGGTCGACGCGCTGGCCGGCGCCAAGTGGAACACTGACCTGGCCCGCACCATGAACTACGTCCCCAACAAGGCGTCCCTCGCCAAGGCCGTCGCCGGTGAGGAGGGTGCCGAGGCGATGGCGGCCGGCGCGGCCCAGGGCCGGGCCACCCCCGGCACGCCGCGCTGGGGCGCCGTGGAGGCGGACAACCCGATCAAGGGCTACATGACCAAGGTGCTCTCGGGGTCCGACGCGAAGTCGGAGGCCCGCCGGGCCTCCGACCGCATCACCGAACTGCTGGACGTCAACGCCCGCTGA
- the egtD gene encoding L-histidine N(alpha)-methyltransferase: protein MSQFRLTRTLPEDATGAALRADVLAGLTSTPKWLPPKWFYDARGSELFEEITALPEYYPTRAEREILVDRAGEIAAATGARTLVELGSGSSEKTRFLLDALTGLRGYVPVDVSESALTQAGEAIVAERPDLRVHALIADFTGGLTLPDTPGPRLVAFLGGTIGNLLPEERAAFLSAVHALLSPGDALLLGTDLVKDEGVLVRAYDDAAGVTAEFNKNVLFVINRELDADFAPTAFEHVARWNAEREWIEMRLRSRAAQTVKVQALDLAVDFADGEELRTEVSAKFRREGVRAELAAAGLDLTHWWTDGEDRFALSLSVVR, encoded by the coding sequence GTGAGCCAGTTCCGACTGACCCGCACCCTGCCCGAGGACGCCACGGGTGCCGCCCTGCGCGCCGACGTCCTGGCGGGCCTGACGAGCACGCCCAAGTGGCTGCCGCCCAAGTGGTTCTACGACGCGCGGGGCAGCGAGCTGTTCGAGGAGATCACCGCGCTGCCCGAGTACTACCCGACCCGGGCCGAGCGGGAGATCCTCGTCGACCGGGCCGGCGAGATCGCCGCGGCGACCGGCGCCCGGACTCTGGTGGAGCTGGGTTCCGGCTCCTCGGAGAAGACCCGGTTCCTGCTCGACGCGCTGACCGGCCTGCGCGGCTACGTGCCGGTCGACGTCAGCGAGAGCGCCCTCACCCAGGCCGGGGAGGCGATCGTCGCCGAGCGGCCGGACCTCCGGGTGCACGCGCTGATCGCCGACTTCACCGGCGGGCTGACGCTTCCCGACACGCCGGGGCCCCGGCTGGTGGCGTTCCTCGGCGGCACGATCGGCAACCTGCTGCCGGAGGAACGTGCCGCGTTCCTGTCCGCCGTACACGCCCTGCTCTCTCCCGGGGACGCCCTGCTGCTGGGCACCGACCTGGTCAAGGACGAGGGGGTGCTGGTCCGGGCGTACGACGACGCGGCCGGGGTGACCGCCGAGTTCAACAAGAACGTGCTCTTTGTGATCAACCGGGAGCTGGACGCCGACTTCGCTCCCACCGCCTTCGAGCACGTGGCGCGGTGGAACGCCGAGCGGGAGTGGATCGAGATGCGGCTGCGTTCGCGCGCCGCGCAGACGGTCAAGGTCCAGGCGCTCGACCTGGCCGTGGACTTCGCGGACGGGGAGGAGTTGCGTACCGAGGTGTCCGCGAAGTTCCGGCGGGAGGGCGTGCGGGCCGAACTCGCCGCGGCCGGGCTGGATCTGACCCACTGGTGGACCGACGGCGAGGACCGGTTCGCGCTGTCGCTGAGCGTGGTGCGCTGA
- the egtC gene encoding ergothioneine biosynthesis protein EgtC: MCRHLAYVGPEEPLGRLLVAPPHGLYRQSWAPRHQRYGTVNADGFGVGWYAAGDPEPARYRRAGPIWADQSFADLARVVRTGTLLAAVRDATLAGADAEAAAAPFAADTWLFSHNGAVTGWPGSLAGVAGTRPAEELLSLEARNDSALVWALVLARLRAGDDAGRALAETVLEVAAAAPGSRLNLLLTDGAAITATTWGDTLWYLTRPGGGTVVASEPYDDDPHWQEVPDRTLLVAGRTEVQLTPLKEPGDPAPADAFASPKEPRT, from the coding sequence ATGTGCCGGCACCTCGCGTACGTCGGCCCCGAGGAGCCGCTCGGCCGGCTTCTGGTGGCGCCGCCGCACGGCCTGTACCGCCAGTCGTGGGCGCCCCGGCACCAGCGGTACGGCACGGTCAACGCCGACGGGTTCGGCGTCGGCTGGTACGCCGCGGGCGACCCGGAGCCGGCCCGGTACCGGCGGGCCGGGCCGATCTGGGCGGACCAGTCCTTCGCCGACCTGGCCCGGGTGGTGCGCACCGGGACGCTGCTGGCCGCCGTTCGGGACGCCACGCTCGCGGGCGCCGACGCGGAGGCCGCGGCCGCGCCCTTCGCGGCGGACACCTGGCTGTTCAGCCACAACGGAGCCGTGACCGGCTGGCCGGGCTCGCTGGCGGGGGTGGCCGGGACACGGCCGGCCGAGGAGCTGCTGTCACTGGAGGCCCGCAACGACTCGGCGCTCGTGTGGGCGCTGGTGCTGGCCCGGCTGCGGGCCGGGGACGACGCGGGCCGGGCGCTGGCCGAGACGGTGCTGGAGGTCGCCGCGGCGGCACCCGGCTCCCGGCTCAACCTGCTGCTCACCGACGGCGCCGCGATCACGGCGACCACCTGGGGCGACACCCTCTGGTACCTGACCCGCCCCGGCGGCGGCACGGTCGTCGCCTCGGAGCCGTACGACGACGACCCGCACTGGCAGGAGGTTCCCGACCGCACGCTGCTCGTGGCGGGCCGCACGGAGGTGCAGCTCACCCCGCTGAAGGAACCGGGCGATCCCGCCCCCGCAGACGCTTTCGCCTCTCCCAAGGAGCCCCGCACGTGA
- the egtB gene encoding ergothioneine biosynthesis protein EgtB: MTDPAMDTATDTPTAADPGDGDALRERALSALVRARARTTLLTSCVEGPDLTGQVSPLMSPLVWDLAHIGNQEEQWLLRAVGGQEAIRPEIDSLYDAFEHPRAERPRLPLLSPAEARGYAADVRGRALDVLEGTEFHGTRLTEAGFAFGMIAQHEQQHDETMLITHQLRKGPRALTAPDPDPAGLFTGPSEVLVPGGPFTMGTSTEPWALDNERPAHRREVAPFFLDTTPVTNGAYRAFIDDGGYDDPRWWAPEGWDHIRRHSITAPLFWRRDGGQWLRRRFGVTEVVPADEPVLHVSWYEADAYARWAGRRLPTEAEWEKAARHDPAGDRTARYPWGDADPGPEHANLGQRHLRPAPAGSYPDGESPLGVRQLIGDVWEWTSSDFAPYPGFRAFPYKEYSEVFFGPEYKVLRGGSFAVDAVACRGTFRNWDYPIRRQIFSGFRTARSAEVA, encoded by the coding sequence ATGACCGATCCCGCCATGGACACCGCCACCGACACCCCCACCGCCGCCGACCCCGGCGACGGGGACGCGCTGCGCGAGCGGGCCCTGTCCGCGCTGGTCCGCGCCCGCGCCCGCACCACCCTGCTGACCAGCTGCGTGGAGGGCCCCGACCTCACCGGCCAGGTGTCGCCGCTGATGTCCCCGCTGGTCTGGGACCTGGCGCACATCGGCAACCAGGAGGAGCAGTGGCTGCTGCGCGCCGTCGGCGGGCAGGAGGCGATACGGCCCGAGATCGACAGCCTGTACGACGCCTTCGAGCATCCGCGCGCCGAACGGCCCCGGCTGCCGCTGCTGTCGCCCGCCGAGGCCCGCGGGTACGCCGCCGATGTGCGCGGACGGGCGCTGGACGTGCTGGAGGGGACCGAGTTCCACGGGACCCGGCTCACCGAGGCGGGGTTCGCCTTCGGGATGATCGCCCAGCACGAGCAGCAGCACGACGAGACGATGCTGATCACCCACCAGCTCCGCAAGGGCCCGCGGGCGCTGACCGCCCCGGACCCGGACCCGGCGGGGCTGTTCACCGGCCCGTCGGAGGTCCTGGTGCCCGGGGGCCCGTTCACCATGGGCACCTCGACCGAGCCGTGGGCGCTGGACAACGAACGCCCCGCGCACCGGCGGGAAGTGGCGCCGTTCTTCCTGGACACCACGCCGGTGACCAACGGCGCGTACCGGGCGTTCATCGACGACGGCGGCTACGACGACCCGCGCTGGTGGGCGCCGGAGGGCTGGGACCACATCCGCCGGCACTCCATCACCGCCCCGCTGTTCTGGCGCCGGGACGGCGGGCAGTGGCTGCGGCGCCGCTTCGGGGTCACCGAGGTGGTGCCGGCCGACGAGCCGGTGCTGCACGTGAGCTGGTACGAAGCCGACGCGTACGCCCGCTGGGCCGGCCGCCGGCTGCCCACCGAGGCCGAGTGGGAGAAGGCGGCCCGGCACGACCCGGCCGGCGACCGCACCGCCCGCTACCCGTGGGGCGACGCCGATCCGGGCCCGGAGCACGCCAATCTCGGCCAGCGCCATCTGCGCCCGGCGCCCGCGGGCAGCTACCCGGACGGTGAGTCGCCGCTCGGCGTCCGGCAGTTGATCGGCGACGTGTGGGAATGGACGTCGAGCGACTTCGCCCCGTACCCGGGCTTCCGGGCGTTCCCGTACAAGGAGTACTCGGAGGTGTTCTTCGGTCCCGAGTACAAGGTGCTGCGCGGTGGTTCGTTCGCCGTGGACGCGGTGGCCTGCCGGGGCACGTTCCGCAACTGGGACTATCCGATCCGGCGGCAGATCTTCTCCGGGTTCCGCACCGCGCGGTCGGCGGAGGTCGCCTGA
- the egtA gene encoding ergothioneine biosynthesis glutamate--cysteine ligase EgtA, whose amino-acid sequence MSDSVGGCIRPRTAVSEAEVEALVHGICFKTGPPRLLGVEVEWLVHELRAPRLPVSPERLQAVYTALRAVPLRSALTVEPGGQLELSSLPAASLMECVRTVSADLDAVRAVLREDGLALVGLGHDPWHAPRRFLRQPRYDAMETCLDRTGPAGRFMMCTSASVQVCVDAGQEEPGPLGYVRRWWLAHQLGAVLVAAFANSPLAGDRPTGWRSTRQLRWAQIGAARAGGPPLDSDPRGAWTRHVLDAPVMCVRNDGGPWDVPEGMTFREWTRNRAPRPPTREDLDYHLTTLFPPVRPRGHLELRMIDAQPGDDGWIVPLAVTAALFDDPEATETAYRAVKPLAERTLGLPGPHNPLYENAARDALTDPELREAAVTCFTAALDALPRLGATTGVTDAVAGYLERYVRRGRCPADDLLDPPDGASRGPHGRETRS is encoded by the coding sequence ATGTCCGATTCGGTTGGTGGCTGCATCCGGCCACGTACCGCCGTCAGTGAGGCCGAGGTCGAGGCGCTGGTCCACGGCATCTGCTTCAAGACCGGTCCGCCCAGGCTCCTCGGCGTCGAGGTGGAATGGCTGGTCCACGAGCTGCGCGCGCCGCGGCTCCCCGTATCACCCGAACGGCTCCAGGCGGTGTACACCGCGCTGCGGGCCGTGCCCCTGAGGTCGGCGCTGACCGTCGAACCAGGTGGCCAGCTGGAGCTGAGTTCGCTCCCCGCGGCCTCCCTGATGGAGTGCGTCCGTACCGTCTCCGCCGACCTGGACGCCGTGCGCGCGGTCCTGCGCGAGGACGGCCTCGCCCTCGTCGGCCTCGGCCACGATCCCTGGCACGCGCCCCGCCGTTTCCTGCGGCAGCCGCGCTACGACGCGATGGAGACCTGTCTCGACCGTACCGGCCCCGCCGGGCGGTTCATGATGTGCACCTCCGCGTCCGTGCAGGTCTGCGTGGACGCCGGGCAGGAGGAACCCGGCCCGCTGGGGTACGTACGCCGCTGGTGGCTGGCCCACCAGCTGGGCGCGGTCCTGGTGGCCGCGTTCGCCAACTCCCCGCTGGCCGGCGACCGGCCCACCGGCTGGCGGTCCACCCGGCAGCTGCGATGGGCCCAGATCGGCGCCGCCCGGGCCGGCGGCCCTCCGCTCGACTCCGACCCGCGCGGCGCCTGGACCCGGCACGTCCTGGACGCGCCGGTGATGTGCGTGCGCAACGACGGCGGGCCCTGGGACGTTCCGGAGGGCATGACCTTCCGGGAGTGGACCCGGAACCGGGCGCCGAGGCCGCCGACCCGGGAGGACCTCGACTACCACCTGACCACGCTGTTCCCGCCGGTCAGGCCGCGAGGCCACCTGGAGCTGCGCATGATCGACGCGCAGCCGGGGGACGACGGCTGGATCGTGCCGCTGGCCGTGACGGCGGCGCTGTTCGACGATCCGGAGGCCACCGAGACCGCCTACCGGGCCGTCAAGCCGCTGGCCGAGCGCACCCTCGGCCTGCCCGGCCCGCACAACCCGCTGTACGAGAACGCCGCGCGTGACGCCCTCACCGATCCGGAGCTGCGGGAGGCGGCCGTCACCTGCTTCACGGCCGCGCTCGACGCGCTGCCCCGGCTCGGCGCCACGACCGGGGTCACGGACGCCGTCGCCGGGTACCTGGAGCGTTACGTCCGCAGGGGCCGCTGCCCCGCCGACGATCTGCTGGACCCGCCGGACGGCGCGAGCCGTGGCCCGCACGGGAGGGAGACCCGCTCATGA
- a CDS encoding TIGR02452 family protein translates to MSARLRGLAQQTEQIVAAGSYRTADGREVPVGAAVERAREGTRMYGPEPVISGVPTPVRTVLEVTGESSLEAARRLGGEVAVLNFASARNPGGGYLNGAQAQEEALCRGSALYTCLLRAREFYDHHRAHRDPFYTDRVIHSPGVPVFRDDRGRLLDEPYRAGFLTSAAPNAGVVLRTAPERAAELPAALSVRAERVLETAVAHGYRRLVLGAWGCGVFRNDPAQVAGAFRTLLGPGARFATAFERVTFGILDRTPGGTVREAFARAFPEGG, encoded by the coding sequence GTGAGCGCGCGCCTGCGGGGTCTCGCCCAGCAGACCGAGCAGATCGTGGCGGCCGGGAGCTACCGCACGGCCGACGGCCGCGAGGTGCCGGTCGGCGCGGCGGTCGAACGGGCCCGCGAGGGCACGCGGATGTACGGGCCGGAGCCCGTGATCTCAGGCGTTCCCACCCCGGTGCGGACCGTCCTCGAAGTCACCGGCGAGAGCAGCCTGGAGGCCGCCCGGCGGCTCGGCGGCGAGGTCGCCGTGCTCAACTTCGCCTCCGCCCGCAATCCCGGCGGCGGCTACCTGAACGGCGCCCAGGCGCAGGAGGAGGCCCTGTGCCGGGGCTCCGCGCTGTACACCTGCCTGCTGCGGGCGCGCGAGTTCTACGACCACCACCGCGCCCACCGCGACCCGTTCTACACGGACCGCGTCATCCACTCCCCGGGCGTGCCCGTCTTCCGGGACGACCGCGGCCGCCTGCTCGACGAGCCGTACAGGGCCGGATTCCTGACCTCCGCCGCGCCGAACGCGGGCGTCGTGCTGCGCACGGCCCCGGAACGCGCCGCCGAACTGCCGGCCGCCCTGTCCGTGCGCGCCGAGCGGGTGCTGGAGACGGCCGTGGCCCACGGGTACCGGCGGCTGGTGCTCGGCGCCTGGGGCTGCGGGGTGTTCCGCAACGACCCGGCCCAGGTGGCCGGCGCGTTCCGGACGCTGCTCGGGCCCGGCGCACGCTTCGCCACCGCGTTCGAACGGGTGACGTTCGGCATCCTGGACCGCACGCCGGGCGGCACGGTCCGGGAGGCGTTCGCGCGCGCCTTTCCCGAGGGCGGGTGA
- a CDS encoding type II toxin-antitoxin system PemK/MazF family toxin → MSASTDDIDSDGDTVPGRYGPSATTEADPGRVGRVRTEYSPAHDGDPDPGEIVWTWVPYEENDGRGKDRPVLVVAREAAGTVLAVQLSSKRHEGDREWVRIGSGPWDRSGRDSWVDVDRVLRLHDAGMRREACALDRMRFNLVRQRLRERYGWS, encoded by the coding sequence GTGAGCGCCTCTACCGACGACATCGACAGCGACGGTGACACCGTCCCCGGCCGTTACGGTCCCTCCGCGACCACGGAGGCGGACCCCGGGAGGGTGGGCCGGGTCCGTACCGAGTACTCCCCCGCGCACGACGGCGATCCCGATCCCGGCGAGATCGTCTGGACGTGGGTGCCTTATGAGGAGAACGACGGCAGGGGCAAGGACCGCCCCGTCCTCGTCGTCGCCCGCGAGGCGGCCGGCACCGTGCTGGCGGTGCAGTTGTCCAGCAAGCGGCACGAGGGGGACCGGGAGTGGGTGCGGATCGGGAGCGGGCCGTGGGACCGCTCCGGACGGGACTCGTGGGTCGACGTGGACCGGGTGCTGAGGCTGCACGACGCGGGCATGCGCCGCGAGGCGTGCGCCCTGGACCGGATGCGGTTCAATCTCGTACGGCAGCGGCTCCGGGAGCGCTACGGCTGGAGCTGA